The Mercurialis annua linkage group LG8, ddMerAnnu1.2, whole genome shotgun sequence genome window below encodes:
- the LOC126662163 gene encoding uncharacterized protein LOC126662163 isoform X1, whose protein sequence is MMKKTVLNWSDLDSDLLSEIIDRISCLRDFIIFGAVCKSWRSVASPEKFNKSTKVPWLLLDQKEDDNCHRKFFDLSKEAVYSVNLPKPLYKIQSSITGIRKFCLSYIFKREKCFLCSKGWCLIVEYKTQLSLLNPFSLSRIDLPHPFYLSKDFINNYNFILNFALSSSSSSSSDFTTMILYHLSGAVSPRLAFWKNGDRNWTDIDLIFPSDLIEMTYQNGRYYAAHLNDGPNGYVIHEIDIQNSAFVSTRTKSFSNLSMDTFNPYPFWIVGSSRGLFMVTSELRFNLEIRGGSHPIGLLDIDSYILQFIVEEVDFERGESKEVKDFGDEALFVGLESSFFADVSKESKLKSNHIYFAEKFQELWSYTRRGAGVYSMMDRSYKRLFTEADYGYGSSQWFEPRL, encoded by the coding sequence ATGATGAAGAAGACGGTTTTGAACTGGTCAGATCTGGATAGTGATCTTTTATCTGAAATAATTGATCGAATAAGTTGTCTGCGGGATTTTATCATCTTTGGCGCTGTATGCAAGTCATGGCGGTCTGTTGCTTCACCGGAGAAATTCAACAAATCGACTAAAGTTCCGTGGCTTTTGCTTGATCAAAAGGAAGACGATAACTGCCACCGTAAGTTTTTCGACCTCTCTAAAGAAGCAGTTTACAGTGTCAACCTACCAAAGCCTCTATATAAAATTCAATCGTCCATCACAGGAATAAGGAAATTTTGTTTGTCTTATATTTTTAAGAGAGAGAAATGTTTTTTGTGTTCAAAAGGATGGTGTTTGATAGTTGAGTACAAAACACAATTAAGTCTTTTGAATCCCTTTTCGCTTTCAAGAATTGATCTGCCACATCCTTTTTATCTCTCAaaagattttattaataattataatttcatcCTGAATTTTGCCTTATCCTCTAGTTCAAGTTCCTCATCAGATTTTACAACAATGATTCTCTACCATTTAAGTGGAGCGGTCAGCCCAAGATTAGCATTCTGGAAAAATGGAGATCGCAACTGGACTGATATAGACCTGATATTTCCTTCAGATCTCATCGAGATGACATACCAGAATGGTCGATACTATGCTGCTCATCTTAATGATGGTCCAAATGGATATGTTATTCATGAAATTGACATTCAAAATTCTGCATTTGTTTCAACACGAACCAAGTCATTTAGCAATCTCTCTATGGATACTTTTAACCCATATCCATTTTGGATTGTTGGATCATCACGGGGGCTGTTTATGGTCACTTCGGAATTGAGATTTAATTTGGAGATAAGAGGTGGCAGCCATCCGATTGGTTTGCTCGATATTGATTCTTATATCTTACAGTTTATTGTTGAAGAGGTTGATTTTGAGAGGGGAGAAAGTAAAGAGGTGAAAGATTTTGGAGATGAAGCTTTATTTGTGGGATTGGAGTCTTCCTTCTTTGCTGATGTATCAAAAGAATCGAAACTTAAGTCAAATCACATATACTTTGCTGAAAAATTTCAAGAACTTTGGTCGTATACCAGAAGAGGTGCTGGTGTTTACAGCATGATGGATAGGTCATATAAGCGACTTTTCACCGAGGCAGACTATGGTTATGGTTCTAGTCAATGGTTTGAACCAAGACTCTGA
- the LOC126662163 gene encoding uncharacterized protein LOC126662163 isoform X2 translates to MMKKTVLNWSDLDSDLLSEIIDRISCLRDFIIFGAVCKSWRSVASPEKFNKSTKVPWLLLDQKEDDNCHHFTTMILYHLSGAVSPRLAFWKNGDRNWTDIDLIFPSDLIEMTYQNGRYYAAHLNDGPNGYVIHEIDIQNSAFVSTRTKSFSNLSMDTFNPYPFWIVGSSRGLFMVTSELRFNLEIRGGSHPIGLLDIDSYILQFIVEEVDFERGESKEVKDFGDEALFVGLESSFFADVSKESKLKSNHIYFAEKFQELWSYTRRGAGVYSMMDRSYKRLFTEADYGYGSSQWFEPRL, encoded by the exons ATGATGAAGAAGACGGTTTTGAACTGGTCAGATCTGGATAGTGATCTTTTATCTGAAATAATTGATCGAATAAGTTGTCTGCGGGATTTTATCATCTTTGGCGCTGTATGCAAGTCATGGCGGTCTGTTGCTTCACCGGAGAAATTCAACAAATCGACTAAAGTTCCGTGGCTTTTGCTTGATCAAAAGGAAGACGATAACTGCCACC ATTTTACAACAATGATTCTCTACCATTTAAGTGGAGCGGTCAGCCCAAGATTAGCATTCTGGAAAAATGGAGATCGCAACTGGACTGATATAGACCTGATATTTCCTTCAGATCTCATCGAGATGACATACCAGAATGGTCGATACTATGCTGCTCATCTTAATGATGGTCCAAATGGATATGTTATTCATGAAATTGACATTCAAAATTCTGCATTTGTTTCAACACGAACCAAGTCATTTAGCAATCTCTCTATGGATACTTTTAACCCATATCCATTTTGGATTGTTGGATCATCACGGGGGCTGTTTATGGTCACTTCGGAATTGAGATTTAATTTGGAGATAAGAGGTGGCAGCCATCCGATTGGTTTGCTCGATATTGATTCTTATATCTTACAGTTTATTGTTGAAGAGGTTGATTTTGAGAGGGGAGAAAGTAAAGAGGTGAAAGATTTTGGAGATGAAGCTTTATTTGTGGGATTGGAGTCTTCCTTCTTTGCTGATGTATCAAAAGAATCGAAACTTAAGTCAAATCACATATACTTTGCTGAAAAATTTCAAGAACTTTGGTCGTATACCAGAAGAGGTGCTGGTGTTTACAGCATGATGGATAGGTCATATAAGCGACTTTTCACCGAGGCAGACTATGGTTATGGTTCTAGTCAATGGTTTGAACCAAGACTCTGA
- the LOC126660796 gene encoding putative F-box protein At3g25750 gives MEKTMSSWSDLDCDLLLEIAGRISCLRDFIVFGAVCRSWRSVASPEKFNKSTKVPWLLLDQVDGDRSPRKFFNLSKDVIYSISLPKPSENRFHLGNFMLRSNIKEKRYLLSSRGWYLMVEDILQLNLLNPFSLSRIDLPHCVGKFNLPHSNIIDFALSSSPSVTSEFIIMIVYFSRSAGLARLVFWKSGDREWTDIDLKLETINVKITYHNGRFYIPYVVYPPKGFVVHEINIRNYESVSISSKSFTDSYSSICDPFWIFESSRALMISYWRLNYESIYGFATIIRDLNSYNPHLHFVVQEIDFEKGEFRKVSDLGDEAIFLGCYSSFLVNVSNESRFKSNHIYFAKNFQNTWRHRNGGVGVGVYSMTDGSSEPLFSEVDTGYRCSSEWIEPRL, from the coding sequence ATGGAGAAGACAATGTCGAGTTGGTCAGACTTAGATTGCGATCTTTTACTCGAAATAGCTGGTCGAATAAGTTGTCTGCGGGACTTTATCGTCTTTGGCGCGGTATGCAGGTCATGGCGATCAGTTGCTTCCCCGGAGAAATTCAATAAATCTACTAAAGTTCCGTGGCTTTTGCTTGATCAAGTAGATGGTGATCGCAGCCCCCGTAAGTTTTTCAACCTTTCGAAAGATGTAATTTACAGTATCAGTCTTCCAAAACCTAGTGAGAACCGATTTCATCTTGGGAATTTTATGCTCCGTTCTAATATTAAGGAAAAACGATATCTTTTATCTTCAAGAGGATGGTATTTGATGGTGGAGGATATTTTACAATTAAATCTTTTGAATCCTTTCTCGCTCTCAAGAATTGATCTGCCACATTGTGTTGGAAAATTCAATCTGCCACATTCTAATATCATCGATTTCGCTTTATCCTCTAGTCCAAGTGTCACTTCAGAATTTATAATCATGATTGTTTACTTTTCACGTAGTGCGGGACTGGCAAGATTAGTTTTTTGGAAAAGTGGGGATCGCGAGTGGACTGACATAGATCTCAAATTGGAAACAATTAATGTGAAAATTACATATCACAATGGCCGATTCTATATTCCTTATGTTGTTTATCCTCCAAAAGGATTTGTTGTTCATGAAATTAACATTCGAAATTATGAATCTGTTTCAATAAGCAGCAAATCATTTACCGATTCCTATTCGTCTATTTGTGATCCATTTTGGATTTTTGAATCATCTCGAGCGTTGATGATTTCTTATTGGAGATTGAATTATGAGTCAATATATGGTTTTGCGACTATCATCCGCGATCTTAATTCTTATAATCCACATTTACATTTTGTAGTTCAAGAGATTGATTTTGAAAAAGGAGAATTTAGAAAGGTGAGTGATTTAGGAGATGAAGCTATATTTTTGGGATGTTATTCTTCTTTCTTAGTTAATGTATCCAATGAATCAAGATTTAAATCCAATCACATTTACTTTGctaaaaactttcaaaacacTTGGAGGCATCGCAATGGAGGTGTTGGTGTTGGTGTTTACAGCATGACCGATGGATCATCGGAGCCGCTTTTTAGTGAGGTGGACACTGGTTATCGTTGTTCTAGTGAATGGATTGAACCAAGACTCTAA
- the LOC126660799 gene encoding putative F-box protein At3g24700: MKKLLSAAADAGDVPIDVICSILSYLPVKSVLRFRCVSKSWYSLINDSHFKKSHLLHSHDQVFVLRSPDKYYSFYDGTFFDDIVSGESTMGSLFTPIPAPPICNGTKLLATCDGLLLVRNRDDDQLTLLNPLTGQRRICRMLNMIVCRHRAVLITTWVMIRQRMTIRLLAEG; encoded by the exons ATGAAGAAGCTCCTCAGCGCAGCTGCCGATGCCGGAGACGTACCGATAGACGTGATTTGTAGCATACTATCGTATCTCCCCGTCAAGTCGGTACTACGTTTCAGATGCGTATCAAAATCATGGTACTCTCTAATCAATGATTCTCACTTTAAAAAATCACATCTCCTTCATTCACATGATCAGGTTTTTGTTCTCCGAAGTCCGGACAAGTATTATAGTTTCTATGATGGAACCTTTTTTGATGATATAGTTTCAGGAGAATCTACAATGGGATCACTCTTCACCCCTATTCCTGCTCCACCTATATGCAATGGCACGAAATTACTGGCGACTTGTGATGGCTTGTTACTCGTGAGAAACCGTGATGATGACCAGTTAACTTTATTGAACCCTTTGACTGGACAGCGTCGTATCTGCAGGATGTTAAATATGATTGTTTGTCGTCACCGGGCAGTTCTTATTACGACTTGGGTTATGATTCGTCAGCGGATGACTATAAG ATTGTTGGCGGAAGGTTAA
- the LOC126660795 gene encoding probable F-box protein At1g44080 — MKKMVPNWSDLDSDLLSEIADRISCLRDFIIFGVVCKSWRSVASPEKLNKLTKVPWLLLDKDDDDHNPRKFLSLSNDVIYRISLPKPRENRFNLGNYMFHSGIKENQYILSSKGWYLMVEDNFQLSLLNPFSLSRIDLPHCFPSPHIRKFYLRYSEIFDFALSFGPSATSEFTIMIVYFIRSAFEAKLVFWKNGDREWTNLDLKMKTINAKITYHNGRFYIPHVDFLKGFVVHEIDIRNSKSVSISSKSITNPDPSLLPNRFWIVESSRVLMMVYQRLNSESRDGRGYIIGDRYCHVSHLYFVVQEIDFEKGELKEVSDLGDEAIFLGCYSSFLVDVSNESRFKSNHIYFAENFRGTWTYHNRGVGVYSMIDGSSKPLFSEANNGYCCSSQWIEPRP; from the coding sequence ATGAAGAAGATGGTACCCAATTGGTCCGACCTTGATAGCGATCTTTTATCTGAAATAGCTGATCGAATAAGTTGTCTGCGGGATTTTATCATCTTTGGCGTGGTATGCAAGTCATGGCGATCAGTTGCTTCCCCGGAGAAACTCAATAAATTGACCAAAGTTCCGTGGCTTTTGCTTGATAAAGATGATGATGATCACAACCCCCGTAAGTTTCTCAGCCTTTCGAATGATGTAATTTACAGAATCAGTCTTCCAAAACCTCGTGAGAATCGATTTAATCTTGGGAATTATATGTTTCATTCTGGTATAAAAGAAAACCAATATATTTTATCTTCAAAAGGATGGTATTTGATGGTGGAGGATAATTTTCAATTAAGTCTTTTGAATCCTTTCTCGCTCTCAAGAATTGATCTTCCACATTGTTTCCCTTCTCCTCATATTAGAAAATTTTATCTGCGATATTCTGAAATCTTTGATTTCGCTTTATCCTTCGGTCCAAGTGCCACTTCAGAATTTACAATCATGATTGTTTACTTTATACGTAGCGCGTTTGAGGCAAAATTAGTTTTTTGGAAAAATGGAGATCGCGAGTGGACTAACTTAGATCtcaaaatgaaaacaattaatGCCAAAATCACATATCACAATGGCCGATTCTATATTCCTCATGTTGATTTTCTAAAAGGATTTGTTGTTCATGAAATTGACATTCGAAATTCTAAATCTGTTTCAATAAGCAGCAAGTCAATTACCAATCCCGATCCGTCTTTGCTTCCTAATCGATTTTGGATAGTTGAATCATCTCGAGTGCTCATGATGGTCTATCAGAGATTGAATTCTGAGTCAAGAGATGGCCGTGGGTATATTATCGGCGATCGTTATTGtcatgtttcacatttatattTTGTAGTTCAAGAGATTGATTTTGAGAAAGGAGAACTCAAAGAGGTGAGTGATTTAGGAGATGAAGCTATATTTTTGGGATGTTACTCTTCTTTTTTGGTTGATGTATCGAATGAATCGAGGTTTAAATCCAATCACATTTACTTTGCTGAAAACTTTCGAGGCACTTGGACGTATCACAATAGAGGTGTTGGTGTTTACAGCATGATCGATGGATCATCGAAACCGCTTTTCAGCGAGGCAAACAATGGTTATTGTTGTTCTAGTCAATGGATCGAACCAAGACCTTGA
- the LOC126660794 gene encoding uncharacterized protein LOC126660794 — translation MMKMVPNWSGLDSDLLSEIADRICLRDFIIFGRVCRSWRSVASPENFTKSTKVPWLLLDQEYDDHGPRKFFNLSEDVIYNINLPKQPREIRSSISDIEHLNPRRKFFLNSKIREKIYFLCSKGWFLIVDSKTQLSLLNPFSLTRIDLPHPFPLSKDYPIDKSNTVIEPYIMNFALSSSPSSSSDFTAMIIYRLNEKDRARLAFWKNGDHGWTDIDLMFSSDFVDMTYHNGRYYAAYLIDLQNDAAHPIDYRYGYVIHEIDIRNSSSVSIRTKSFTNPSLKNFFRFPFWIVGSSRVLMMVIWISKSAWEIRTGRQVYLRNIYSHVSPIIVEEVDFEKGESKEVKDLGGGALFLGFKSSYLANVLKDSRFKSNHVYFADNFQGNWEYDKQGVGVYNIISTKPLFSKGDRGFGCSSQWIEPRP, via the coding sequence ATGATGAAGATGGTGCCAAATTGGTCAGGTTTAGATAGCGATCTTTTATCAGAAATAGCTGATCGAATATGCCTGCGAGATTTTATCATTTTCGGCAGGGTATGCAGGTCATGGCGATCAGTTGCTTCGCCGGAGAATTTCACCAAATCGACCAAAGTTCCGTGGCTTTTGCTTGATCAAGAATATGATGATCATGGCCCGCGTAAGTTTTTCAACCTTTCCGAAGATGTAATTTACAATATCAACCTACCAAAACAACCTCGTGAAATTCGATCATCTATCAGCGATATAGAGCATTTGAATCCTCGTAGGAAGTTTTTTCTCAATTCTAAAATCAgggaaaaaatttattttttgtgttCGAAAGGATGGTTTTTGATAGTTGATAGTAAAACACAACTAAGTCTTTTGAATCCTTTCTCTCTCACAAGAATTGATCTGCCGCATCCTTTCCCTCTCTCAAAAGATTATCCGATTGATAAAAGTAATACCGTCATCGAGCCTTATATTATGAATTTCGCCTTATCCTCCAGTCCAAGTTCGTCATCAGATTTTACAGCCATGATTATATACCGTTTAAATGAAAAGGACAGGGCAAGATTAGCATTTTGGAAAAATGGAGATCACGGCTGGACTGATATAGACTTGATGTTCTCTTCAGATTTTGTCGATATGACTTACCACAATGGTCGATATTATGCTGCTTACCTTATCGATCTTCAAAACGATGCTGCTCATCCTATTGATTATCGATACGGATACGTCATTCATGAGATTGACATTCGAAACTCTTCATCTGTTTCGATACGCACCAAGTCATTTACGAATCCCtctttgaagaatttttttCGATTTCCATTTTGGATAGTGGGATCATCTCGAGTGCTGATGATGGTCATTTGGATATCGAAGTCTGCTTGGGAGATAAGAACTGGCCGGCAGGTTTATTTGCGCAATATTTATTCTCATGTCTCACCTATTATAGTTGAAGAGGTTGATTTTGAGAAGGGAGAAAGTAAAGAAGTGAAAGATTTGGGAGGTGGAGCtttatttttgggatttaagtcTTCTTACTTGGCTAATGTTTTGAAAGACTCGAGATTTAAGTCGAATCACGTTTACTTTGCCGATAACTTTCAAGGTAATTGGGAGTATGACAAACAAGGTGTTGGTGTTTACAATATAATATCGACTAAGCCGCTTTTTAGTAAGGGAGATCGTGGTTTTGGTTGTTCTAGTCAATGGATTGAACCAAGACCGTGA
- the LOC126660798 gene encoding F-box protein CPR1-like, translating to MTKLPSAAVAAAASEVPIDVICGILSYLPVKSVLRFRCIAKSWMLNIYDFPSSRGSSYYDLGYDSSTDDYKILLQRTFSLSEKMPHEIRKEINILSVKTNCWRMVKYFRVYPQKNAVNLNGSLNWASPKEDEFWIAKIVSFSLANETVTEMKLPCYYNNFLLGVFQGCLCLTVVHGHWTSSFTVWLMKEFGVTSSWTKVITLPQIGVGGSTLVTLLPVNHMMNKIVFLLDRWDGVRLLILDDLETEEYIIVKLTNFPRKYHPVPFSRSLISPN from the exons ATGACAAAACTCCCCAGTGCAGCCGTCGCAGCCGCCGCCTCAGAAGTACCAATAGACGTTATTTGTGGTATACTATCGTATCTTCCTGTCAAGTCGGTACTACGTTTTAGATGCATAGCAAAATCATG GATGttaaatatatatgattttCCATCGTCACGGGGCAGTTCTTATTACGACTTGGGTTATGATTCATCAACAGATGACTACAAGATACTTCTCCAACGGACATTTTCTCTCTCTGAAAAGATGCCGCACGAGATCAGAAAAGAGATTAATATTCTTTCAGTGAAAACAAATTGTTGGCGGATGGTTAAATATTTCAGGGTATATCCCCAAAAGAATGCGGTAAATCTAAACGGATCTCTGAATTGGGCATCACCAAAAGAAGATGAGTTTTGGATAGCCAAGATTGTTTCATTTTCTCTAGCAAACGAGACGGTAACAGAGATGAAACTTCCTTGTTATTACAATAATTTTCTATTGGGTGTTTTCCAAGGATGTCTTTGTTTAACTGTAGTGCACGGACATTGGACTAGTTCGTTCACCGTCTGGTTAATGAAAGAATTCGGAGTGACAAGCTCGTGGACTAAGGTTATTACCTTACCACAAATAGGTGTCGGTGGTTCAACTCTAGTTACTCTATTGCCAGTTAATCATATGATGAACAAAATAGTTTTCCTACTTGACAGATGGGATGGTGTTCGCCTGTTGATTCTGGACGATTTAGAGACAGAAGAATATATAATTGTTAAGCTTACCAATTTCCCAAGGAAATATCATCCAGTTCCATTTTCAAGGAGTTTAATTTCACCAAATTAA